From Pedobacter aquae:
ATCTGTTCTAAATCTGGCATAATCAGCATAAAGCTTTTTAGTAACGTTTTCTTCTTCGTGGTTTGATGCCTCTTTTATTTGCGAAGGAATATTCTTTAACAAGTAGCTTGAGCTCAAACAAATCCAAAGTAATTTAAACTGCTCTACTGTTAAATTGAATAAATCAAACTCTTCAAAATCAACAGCGTTATCTATATAAAATCTAAGCTTCCTGAAATTGGAGGTAATAACATATTTACAAGCTTGCTGATTGTTTTTATAGCCAAAAGCTTGACTTTCTATGGTAGAAAGATCTATGGTTTTTGTTGATTTTAACTCTATTACAGCTAATACCCTTAAACCATCTAAAATTGCCCCATCAGACTTTTTACTATCCTTCTCATTTTTTTGCTCGGTTATAAGGTTGTAATCCACATCAGGATTTAATACATAGCCTAAAACTTGTACAAATAATTCTCTGAGAAAACCTTCCTGATATTGCTCTTCTTTAGAATTAAGGATATTCTGCTGCTTAGCCGGATGATTAAAAATATTTTGAAATACTTGATAAGAGCTTAAGATTTGCGCTTGAGGTAGCTCTGCTAAATATCTTTTTAATACTGATTTTTGAAATAAAGGCATGTTAAAAATAAAAGATGCTCTAATATGAGAAAAAAACAATTAAATTTAGATAGGGCACATTATTTTAACTTTTGTTTAATGTTGCACTACCTTATAAGTAGCCTCTAGTACTTCATATAAAACATCACTACTTCCCATACATTAAATAGAGCGAATAAGTATTTTCTGAAATCTCTTGAGATACTCTAGAACGACTTCTAATTTGGTGTTTACACAAAAATTATGATTCAATAATCCTTCAAAACCTTAAATAGACCTTACTTAACAGGGTACTAACAGGGTGCTAACAGGGTTATTACTCGTTTTTAACATATTAGTCTACCCTATTAATACCTTTTTATCTTCTTGTTAAAACCTTATAAATATTATCGTTATATTTAATAAAATTAAAATCATCACTATGGGAAAATTAGACAATGGTATTTTAGGAGGTTTTAGTGGCAAGGTAGGCCCGGTTGTAGGTGTGTACAACAAAAGCACTTATTATATGCGCTCTTTACCTGCCAAGAGAACAACATTTACAGATGCAGAGCTTTTGAACCAAGCTAAATTTAAATTGGTACAAGATTATTTAAGGCCAATAAAAGAATTATTGGTTTTGGGCTTTAAAAATTACTTTACCAAAACCGGAGGATATAGAGCTGCGATAGCTTATACCCGTAAACATGCACTGGTAAATGATGAACATGGTTTTCATATAGACCCTGCTTTATTTAAAATCAGCGGAGGAGATTTGGCCCTAGCGGTTAATCCGAGGGTAAGTTTAGAAAATCAAAGCACACTTTTATTGCAATGGGAACAAGCAGCAGCAGATAGCAATGCGCATAGTGCCGACCAATTACTGGTTTTACTTTATCATCAAGAATCATTTTTGGCCTACTATCAAATTTATGGAACTGCCTTTCGTCATCAAGGAACTTACAGCTTAGAGGTTCCTCCAGAGCTTAAAGAAAAAGATATAGCTATTTATATAGGCTTTGTAGCTGCTAATGGTTCACGACAATCAGACAGCCAGTATTTGGGAAGAATAACTTTATAAACTCTAAAAGATCCATTTATCTCAATCAGAGCAAAATTAAAATATCATCTAATTGAAGTCTAAGAATCATAACACCTCGACTTCAATTATTTCTGGTAAAAGAACATCAAAAAACTTACTCCTTATTTACCTTCACATCCCTAAACATAAAAGTATTATCACTTATTCTTAAAGGTTTTCCGCTTAAAATAATAAGGTTTTTGATGTTTAATCTTTGGTTTATAGGTGAAAATTAAATGATAGATTTACAGGAAGTAAAATTGAAATGATGTTGAATTCATCACCGATAAAATTTGATTATCTGAAAATATGAATTATTATACTTTCAGATACACTGCTAAATGAAAATATAAAATTCTATATTTACAATTGAAACCAGAATTTAAGCTTCAATGAATATTAGTAGTTTCAAGTCGGGCAAATTAGTACAAAGGCTTCAATACAAAAGCTTTGAACCAACATTAATTAATACCCAATGGCATTTAGATAATGATGATGTAGCATTATTATTAAGCCAAGCTGATCAAAAACTGGGAGAACTGAATGCTTTTAGCCAATTAATACCTGATGTTGATTTTTTTATAAAAATGCATGTCTTTAAAGAAGGTACAAAAAGCAGTCGTATAGAAGGTACTCAAACCAATATAGACGAAGCGTTGCAAAAAGAAGAATACATTAATCCCGAAAAAAAAGATGATTGGCAAGAAGTCCAAAACTATGTACAAGCTATGAATACTGCCATTAATAACTTGAATAGTTTACCTTTAAGCAATCGATTATTAAAAAATACTCATAAAATAATACTACAAGGAGCTAGAGGAAAACATAAGCAACCTGGAGAGTTTCGTATAAGTCAAGACTGGATAGGAGGAAATAGCCTAGCCGACGCTAAATTTATTCCACCTCATCAAGATGGTGTATTAGAATATATGTCAGATTTAGAGCAATTTATTCATAGCGAAAACAGTAATCTCCCTCATTTAATAAAAATAGCCATCTTGCATTATCAGTTTGAAACCATTCATCCATTTTTGGATGGTAATGGTAGAATAGGCAGACTTTTAATAACTCTCTATCTAGTAAATTCAGGTTTATTGGTAAAACCAACTCTCTACTTATCCGACTTCTTAGAAAAAAACAAGGAACATTACTACGACAATTTAACCGCAGTAAGAACTAAAAATGATTTAGTGCAATGGCTTAAATTTTTTCTAGAAGGCATACGTGTAACTGCTGAAAACTCAATTCAAACTTTTAAAGAAATTATTGCTTTAAGAGCTTCAGTAGAAACTAAAATTATTTCACTTGGTAAAAAGCAAATGCTTGCTAAAAATGTGTTACAATATTTGTATAGTCAGCCTATCACAGATATGCAAAGTATTGCTAAGGAGGTGAATGTAAGCATAGCTACCGTTTCAAGATTATTAAATGACTTTGTAAAACTTGGAATATTATTAGAACTAACAGGCTTTAAACGCAATAGAATATTTGCATTTGAGCAATATTTAAAACTATTCCGCTAATGTGTAAAGATTAAATGGATTTTAGAAAGCATTTAAAGATGCTTCAGCAGGGCAATATCAATAAGACAACACAATCCAGAAAGCCCCAGCGGAGAGAAATCAACTAATAATTATATTTTAAAAATATTCTTTTGTTATGATTTTATTAGTAAAGTTTTGCTCCTCTGGAACTGAATTATCAAAAAAGCTTACTCCTTATTTACTTTAACATCCCTAAACATATAAGTATTATCACTTATTCTTAAAGGTTTTCCGCTTAAAATAATAAGATTTTTGATGTTAACTTCTTTGGTTTTCACGTAAGGAAATTTTTCCTGATAAGTTTCATTCATCATTTTAGGATTGAAATTTGCAAAAATTGCAGGTCCGTTATAATCCGACGGAGACTTCTTATCATCAATACGGAGGTTCTCTATGGTGATTTTTTCTGGCATGTAACAGGTATAACCAAAATCATGCTGACCAGAATAAGACCCGCCAATAAGGCTAGCCATTTGAACATTGGAGG
This genomic window contains:
- a CDS encoding DUF6266 family protein, with translation MGKLDNGILGGFSGKVGPVVGVYNKSTYYMRSLPAKRTTFTDAELLNQAKFKLVQDYLRPIKELLVLGFKNYFTKTGGYRAAIAYTRKHALVNDEHGFHIDPALFKISGGDLALAVNPRVSLENQSTLLLQWEQAAADSNAHSADQLLVLLYHQESFLAYYQIYGTAFRHQGTYSLEVPPELKEKDIAIYIGFVAANGSRQSDSQYLGRITL
- a CDS encoding Fic family protein, which gives rise to MNISSFKSGKLVQRLQYKSFEPTLINTQWHLDNDDVALLLSQADQKLGELNAFSQLIPDVDFFIKMHVFKEGTKSSRIEGTQTNIDEALQKEEYINPEKKDDWQEVQNYVQAMNTAINNLNSLPLSNRLLKNTHKIILQGARGKHKQPGEFRISQDWIGGNSLADAKFIPPHQDGVLEYMSDLEQFIHSENSNLPHLIKIAILHYQFETIHPFLDGNGRIGRLLITLYLVNSGLLVKPTLYLSDFLEKNKEHYYDNLTAVRTKNDLVQWLKFFLEGIRVTAENSIQTFKEIIALRASVETKIISLGKKQMLAKNVLQYLYSQPITDMQSIAKEVNVSIATVSRLLNDFVKLGILLELTGFKRNRIFAFEQYLKLFR